One Glycine soja cultivar W05 chromosome 2, ASM419377v2, whole genome shotgun sequence genomic region harbors:
- the LOC114381667 gene encoding NAC domain-containing protein 37-like, with protein MMESCVPPGFRFHPTDEELVGYYLRKKVASQKIDLDVIKEIDLYRIEPWDLQEICRIGYEEQNEWYFFSHKDKKYPTGTRTNRATMAGFWKATGRDKSVYESIKLIGMRKTLVFYKGRAPNGQKTDWIMHEYRLETVENGPPQEEGWVVCRAFKKRTTNGQTKTIERWDRNYLYDEQACGSVSSTVVDHNIDLMVRQQQPQRFSAAQNFLYKQEEIIEEGNNNLSFMHAEQHLVQLPQLESPSLPLAKKQSSVMSLIAENIINNEDIDNISQKGLSHNTAKKVTTDWRALDKFVASQLSHEERHELIGVSSFATHHTTTSSDMALLLLQNNSRENERNYKFNPFLNTSSTSDCDIGICVFEK; from the exons ATGATGGAGTCATGTGTCCCACCGGGGTTTCGGTTCCACCCAACAGATGAAGAGCTTGTGGGTTACTATCTGAGGAAGAAAGTTGCTTCTCAGAAGATTGATCTTGACGTTATCAAAGAGATCGACCTATATCGTATTGAACCATGGGATCTACAAG AGATATGCAGGATTGGGTACGAGGAGCAGAATGAGTGGTATTTCTTTAGCCACAAAGATAAGAAATATCCAACTGGGACAAGAACCAACAGAGCCACCATGGCAGGGTTTTGGAAGGCGACAGGAAGAGACAAATCGGTGTATGAAAGCATCAAACTTATTGGCATGAGAAAGACCCTCGTTTTCTACAAAGGAAGAGCCCCTAATGGACAAAAAACTGATTGGATCATGCACGAGTATAGGCTTGAAACCGTTGAGAATGGACCTCCACAG gAGGAAGGATGGGTGGTATGCAGAGCATTCAAGAAAAGAACAACAAACGGCCAAACAAAGACTATTGAACGATGGGATCGAAACTACTTATACGATGAACAAGCATGTGGTAGTGTCAGCAGCACTGTGGTGGACCATAATATTGACCTTATGGTAAGGCAACAACAACCTCAGAGGTTTTCAGCAGCTCAAAATTTCCTGTACAAGCAAGAAGAGATCATAGAAGAAGGTAATAATAATTTGAGCTTCATGCATGCAGAACAACATTTGGTGCAGCTTCCTCAGCTAGAAAGTCCTTCTTTGCCACTAGCAAAGAAGCAAAGCTCAGTAATGTCCCTAATAGCAGAGAATATTATTAATAACGAAGATATTGATAATATTTCTCAAAAGGGTTTATCCCACAACACTGCAAAGAAAGTGACTACTGATTGGAGAGCTCTTGACAAGTTTGTGGCTTCTCAGTTGAGTCATGAAGAGAGGCATGAATTAATAGGTGTGTCAAGCTTTGCAACTCATCACACTACTACTAGCTCGGACATGGCATTGTTGCTACTGCAGAATAATAGTAGGGAAAATGAAAGGAATTACAAGTTCAACCCGTTTTTGAATACAAGCTCAACATCAGACTGTGACATTGGGATATGCGTATTTGAAAAATGA
- the LOC114381676 gene encoding V-type proton ATPase 16 kDa proteolipid subunit: MAAFSGDETAPFFGFLGAAAALVFSCMGAAYGTAKSGVGVASMGVMRPELVMKSIVPVVMAGVLGIYGLIIAVIISTGINPKAKSYYLFDGYAHLSSGLACGLAGLSAGMAIGIVGDAGVRANAQQPKLFVGMILILIFAEALALYGLIVGIILSSRAGQSRAD; this comes from the exons atggctGCCTTCAGCGGTGACGAAACCGCTCCTTTCTTTGGCTTCCTCGGAGCCGCCGCTGCCCTCGTTTTTTCCT gTATGGGCGCGGCGTACGGCACCGCGAAGAGCGGCGTCGGGGTTGCGTCGATGGGCGTGATGAGGCCGGAGCTGGTGATGAAATCGATCGTGCCGGTTGTGATGGCGGGTGTGTTGGGTATCTACGGTTTGATCATTGCGGTTATCATAAGTACGGGAATTAACCCTAAGGCCAAATCGTACTATCTCTTTGACGGTTACGCGCACCTCTCTTCGGGTCTCGCTTGTGGCCTCGCTGGCCTCTCCGCTGGCATGGCCATCGGCATCGTTGGCGATGCCGGTGTTAG AGCAAATGCTCAGCAGCCTAAACTTTTTGTTGGAATGATTCTCATCCTCATTTTTGCTGAGGCATTGGCATTATATGGTCTCATCGTTGGCATCATCCTCTCTTCCCGTGCTGGCCAATCCAGGGCTGACTAA
- the LOC114381685 gene encoding probable LRR receptor-like serine/threonine-protein kinase At4g36180, producing MSILLMLVLLCARCLSCAQCGSVTEIQALTSLKLNLHDPLGALNGWDPSTPLAPCDWRGVSCKNDRVTELRLPRLQLSGQLGDRISDLRMLRRLSLRSNSFNGTIPHSLAKCTLLRALFLQYNSLSGQLPPAIANLAGLQILNVAGNNLSGEIPAELPLRLKFIDISANAFSGDIPSTVAALSELHLINLSYNKFSGQIPARIGELQNLQYLWLDHNVLGGTLPSSLANCSSLVHLSVEGNAIAGVLPAAIAALPNLQVLSLAQNNFTGAVPASVFCNVSLKTPSLRIVHLGFNGFTDFAWPQPATTCFSVLQVFIIQRNRVRGKFPLWLTNVTTLSVLDVSGNALSGEIPPEIGRLENLEELKIANNSFSGVIPPEIVKCWSLRVVDFEGNKFSGEVPSFFGNLTELKVLSLGVNHFSGSVPVCFGELASLETLSLRGNRLNGTMPEEVLGLKNLTILDLSGNKFSGHVSGKVGNLSKLMVLNLSGNGFHGEVPSTLGNLFRLTTLDLSKQNLSGELPFEISGLPSLQVIALQENKLSGVIPEGFSSLTSLKHVNLSSNEFSGHIPKNYGFLRSLVALSLSNNRITGTIPPEIGNCSDIEILELGSNYLEGLIPKDLSSLAHLKVLDLGNSNLTGALPEDISKCSWLTVLLADHNQLSGAIPESLAELSHLTMLDLSANNLSGEIPSNLNTIPGLVYFNVSGNNLEGEIPPMLGSKFNNPSVFANNQNLCGKPLDRKCEETDSKERNRLIVLIIIIAVGGCLLALCCCFYIFSLLRWRRRIKAAVSGEKKKSPRTSSGTSQSRSSTDTNGPKLVMFNTKITLAETIEATRQFDEENVLSRTRHGLVFKACYNDGMVLSIRKLQDGSLDENMFRKEAESLGKIRHRNLTVLRGYYAGPPDVRLLVHDYMPNGNLATLLQEASHLDGHVLNWPMRHLIALGIARGVAFLHQSSLIHGDIKPQNVLFDADFEAHLSDFGLDKLTVTNNNAVEASTSSTATVGTLGYVSPEATLTGEATKECDVYSFGIVLLELLTGKRPMMFTQDEDIVKWVKKQLQKGQITELLEPGLFELDPESSEWEEFLLGVKVGLLCTAPDPLDRPTMSDIVFMLEGCRVGPDIASSADPTSQPSPV from the coding sequence ATGTCTATCCTTCTCATGCTCGTGCTACTGTGCGCGCGCTGCTTATCATGCGCCCAATGCGGTTCCGTTACAGAGATCCAAGCCTTAACTTCGTTGAAGCTCAACCTCCACGACCCTCTTGGCGCTCTCAACGGCTGGGATCCTTCAACTCCGTTAGCTCCGTGCGACTGGCGTGGAGTTTCATGCAAAAACGACCGAGTCACTGAGTTACGCTTGCCTCGCCTTCAACTCAGTGGCCAACTCGGTGACCGCATTTCGGACCTACGCATGCTTCGAAGGCTAAGCCTTCGCTCAAACTCCTTCAACGGCACCATTCCTCACTCGCTCGCCAAATGTACGCTCCTACGCGCCTTGTTTCTACAGTACAACTCACTCTCTGGCCAACTTCCTCCGGCGATCGCAAACCTCGCCGGCCTCCAGATTCTCAATGTTGCCGGCAACAACCTCTCCGGCGAAATTCCCGCCGAACTTCCTCTCCGTCTGAAATTCATCGACATCTCCGCGAATGCTTTCTCCGGCGATATTCCTAGCACTGTCGCTGCTCTTTCCGAACTTCATCTTATAAACCTCTCCTACAACAAGTTCTCTGGTCAGATTCCGGCCCGTATAGGAGAGCTTCAGAATCTGCAATACCTTTGGCTCGATCATAATGTTCTTGGAGGAACCTTACCTTCGTCTCTCGCGAATTGTTCCTCGCTCGTGCATTTAAGCGTTGAAGGGAACGCGATCGCCGGTGTGTTGCCGGCGGCAATTGCGGCTCTCCCTAACCTTCAGGTGTTGTCCCTCGCGCAGAACAATTTCACCGGCGCAGTTCCCGCTTCCGTTTTTTGCAACGTCTCGCTCAAAACGCCGTCGCTCCGCATCGTTCATTTAGGCTTTAACGGTTTCACGGACTTTGCGTGGCCTCAACCCGCCACAACGTGTTTCAGCGTTCTCCAAGTTTTCATCATTCAGCGCAATCGCGTGCGTGGCAAGTTTCCCCTGTGGTTAACCAATGTCACCACGCTGTCTGTCCTCGATGTTTCCGGCAACGCGCTCTCCGGCGAGATTCCGCCGGAAATTGGACGCCTCGAGAATTTGGAGGAGTTGAAGATAGCCAACAACTCATTTTCCGGCGTGATTCCTCCGGAGATCGTGAAGTGCTGGTCCCTGCGTGTTGTTGATTTTGAAGGCAACAAGTTTTCCGGCGAGGTTCCTTCGTTTTTCGGTAATCTTACAGAGCTTAAGGTTCTGTCTCTTGGTGTGAACCATTTCTCTGGTTCTGTTCCTGTGTGTTTTGGTGAGCTTGCGTCTCTTGAGACGTTGAGTCTAAGGGGTAATAGATTGAATGGTACAATGCCAGAGGAGGTGCTGGGTTTGAAGAATTTGACAATATTAGACCTCAGTGGAAACAAATTCTCAGGTCATGTTTCTGGTAAAGTTGGGAATCTGAGTAAATTAATGGTTCTGAATCTGAGTGGCAATGGCTTCCACGGTGAAGTTCCTTCTACATTGGGGAATCTTTTCCGTCTCACTACACTTGACTTGAGCAAACAGAATCTCTCTGGTGAATTGCCCTTTGAAATTTCAGGGCTTCCCAGTTTGCAAGTTATTGCTCTTCAAGAGAACAAGTTGTCTGGGGTGATCCCCGAAGGATTTAGCAGCTTGACCAGTTTGAAACACGTGAACCTAAGCTCTAACGAGTTTTCTGGGCATATTCCCAAGAACTATGGCTTTCTTCGATCATTGGTTGCTCTTTCATTGTCCAATAACCGCATCACAGGAACAATTCCCCCGGAAATTGGAAACTGCTCCGACATTGAAATTCTCGAGCTTGGATCAAATTACTTGGAGGGTCTCATTCCCAAGGATCTCTCTAGCCTTGCCCATTTGAAAGTGCTTGATTTGGGCAACAGCAATTTAACTGGAGCTTTGCCTGAGGATATCTCCAAATGCTCATGGTTAACTGTTTTGTTAGCAGATCACAACCAACTCTCTGGTGCTATACCAGAGTCATTGGCAGAGTTATCACACCTAACAATGCTGGATCTCTCTGCCAACAATTTGAGTGGGGAAATCCCAAGTAACCTAAACACAATCCCTGGTTTGGTTTACTTCAATGTCTCGGGTAACAACTTAGAAGGCGAGATTCCACCAATGTTGGGTTCTAAATTCAACAACCCTTCTGTGTTTGCAAACAACCAGAACCTATGTGGGAAGCCATTGGATAGAAAGTGTGAAGAGACAGACAGTAAGGAGAGAAATAGGTTAATTGTATTAATCATTATCATTGCAGTTGGAGGTTGTTTATTAGCATTATGTTGCTGCTTCTACATTTTCAGTCTTCTGAGATGGCGAAGAAGGATCAAAGCGGCAGTGTCcggagagaagaaaaagagtcCAAGAACGAGTTCAGGAACAAGCCAGAGCCGCAGCAGCACTGACACCAACGGTCCAAAACTCGTCATGTTCAACACCAAGATCACACTCGCGGAAACAATCGAAGCAACAAGACAATTCGACGAAGAGAACGTGCTGAGCAGAACAAGACACGGGTTAGTATTCAAAGCCTGCTACAACGACGGAATGGTCCTTTCAATTCGCAAGCTCCAAGATGGGTCTTTAGACGAAAACATGTTCAGAAAAGAAGCAGAGTCCTTAGGCAAAATCAGGCACCGAAACTTAACAGTTCTGAGAGGCTACTACGCTGGACCACCAGATGTTAGACTCTTGGTACACGATTACATGCCCAATGGAAACCTCGCCACGCTGCTCCAAGAAGCTTCTCATTTAGATGGCCATGTTTTGAATTGGCCAATGCGACATCTCATTGCATTAGGAATCGCTCGCGGCGTAGCGTTTTTGCATCAATCCTCTCTTATCCACGGCGACATAAAACCGCAAAACGTTCTTTTTGATGCAGACTTCGAAGCCCATTTATCAGATTTCGGGCTTGACAAGTTAACAGTTACCAACAACAACGCAGTTGAAGCCTCTACTTCAAGCACTGCTACGGTTGGCACGTTGGGCTACGTGTCACCGGAAGCTACTTTAACCGGGGAGGCCACCAAGGAGTGTGACGTGTACAGCTTCGGCATCGTCTTGCTGGAGCTTCTCACGGGGAAGAGGCCCATGATGTTCACGCAGGACGAGGATATTGTTAAATGGGTGAAGAAACAGCTTCAGAAGGGGCAAATTACGGAGTTATTAGAGCCTGGTTTGTTTGAACTTGACCCAGAGTCTTCTGAATGGGAAGAGTTTCTGTTGGGTGTGAAAGTGGGCTTGCTTTGCACAGCACCGGATCCTCTTGATCGACCAACCATGTCTGATATCGTGTTCATGCTTGAAGGTTGTCGTGTTGGACCCGATATTGCTTCCTCAGCTGATCCCACCTCGCAACCTTCTCCGGTGTAA